In Rhodamnia argentea isolate NSW1041297 chromosome 1, ASM2092103v1, whole genome shotgun sequence, the genomic window ttatttttccataatttgatTTGGTTTTGTGTTGAGTGAAAGTTTACAAGATTTTTTGAGGAAATGACCCTTGCCCAAAGTGCAGCAACGTAATTTCCGAAACTGCCTCAAATAACAAAACTTGTAAATATTTGGATTACATTAGGAATGAGCATGATTTCAGAATAAACCCATGAATCGAAGAACCGGAGCAGTTCCAAGTTCTGCCGAGATATGGTCCTATTCCCAGTTCCAAAATTTTAGGACCTCCGATAACCGAGGACCCGGAATCGGGAATCAAGAATCGAGAACCTACAAAACCAAGGAGAACCTACAGAACCAATGAGGTGACGTCTCCATTTTTTCTGTTGGTGCCGACCTTTGCCTTCTCAAAACACACTAATCTGACGCCAATGAGGGTGTTTTAACGCGTGAATTTCTGTAACTgaaaatcttcttttttttttaacgattcCTGGCTTttgacgggaaaaaaaaaagggttcttGGCTTGCTTTGCAATTCACctgttttcatttaattaattatgtatGGGTCCGGCAAGATAAAGTAACGTGGGCCCGACCGGAAAATTATGGGGGATCGTTCATGCGTTATTTGTTTATAGAGGCAACCTTGTCCAGCACAAAATAATCCGATCAACGTAACTTTCGAGGGGCGGAAGCTCTAGAAGCAGAGATATTGGCCCTGTTTAGTTTAGCATTAGGAATGAGCATTAGGGCTCTAAAATCCCTTGATcaaatacaaatggtgtttggtttattttttgactcactttggagatatgcaattgcatctcaaatgctttcCAAAGTCTTTTAgcctagaggtactttgggctaaaagacttttgcgaaatgcaactaatttttttttttaaatttgtcattttagcttgccgccacccgccgccgttgccgcccaccgccacccgcccaccggccgccacccatTGCCGCCGATCGCCGCAAACCGCCGTCCATCGCCAACGATAGCCGACCACCGCTCTCCAACCGCTGTTGCCACCCACTTGCTGTCACCCGTTGCCGCCCACCAACCACCGTAGCCGCCACCACCGACCGCCGCCACCCATCACCGATCACCGCTGCTCGCCGATCGTCGCCTGTCGCAGCCACCTGCTGTCCACCGTCCACCACCGATCGCCGCTAACTATCGCCCGCCGCCATAGACGCCGCCACCTGCTACCCACCACCAATGATTGCTGACTGTCGCCCGTCGCCATCActaccgccgccgccgaccgccaccTCCCACCAACGCCGACCCctgcttttttttcaaaatgtaaaagtactttacaaagttcatttttcaccaaacagcatttacgtcaaagttgttttccaatgtgtttttaaaatacactttagcaaacactacttgcattttggaaaagacctttagcccaaaggtattagcattttctcaaagtctcttGGCTAAATGTTGAATCAAACCAGCGCATCTTTAAGTTCATTGATAAATCTTACAATTTTGTATAATCTCTGTCTACTTGTAAGTTTCTTTTTCACTAAAGACATTTGACTGCCGGCAATCCATCTTATTGGCACATTTTAATATATCCAGCGCGTCTAATTCTTTTTAAGTTGATGTGTCCATACGACATTGAAAGTTTCAGTTTCACATAATTCCAAAATCCCATAAAAGACAGAGAGTCTCTTATGCAATAAAAAGGAAACTGTCGGGTTTTCGAGTAGACCCTGAACTGGCCTGGAATATGCATACAGGGTAggtttataataataaaaaaaaaagaataagtttTTGGCAGGCAGGCTTTAGGTGGAACCTAAATAGAATTTGGATCATCCCAAGATTATATCCCTCCAtttttaaggaaagaaaaataaaaggatagTCATTAAATGATGTTGTAGTAAGTGTTACGTGTCTAAAAGATATGGCAAGTATCAAATTCTAATCCATTTCCTTCCATAGATGGCCAATTCTTCCATAGGAGGAAGCAATCTCAACCTCGATTTAAAGGATCAACTCGCACGCATTTTCTACACCCAAAGTATTCATTCCCTTGCGTTCCTCTTCCAAAACCTTATCAGCATCATCGTCTCCTTAAAAAATAAGCTCCAACGATATGAAGACTCCAATGCTCGCAACACTTCTTTCGTTCACTCAACTTCTTCTCATCACCATCCTCCCCTTCGCATCAGCCGACCACATTGACGACACATGCAAGAGTACGCCGTACGCCGACTTCTGCATCTCGTCTCTCAGGTCTGACCCCCGGAGTTCCACTGCGGACACCCCTACCCTAGGCATAATCATGGTCGACAAGGTCGACACGAATGCCAAGTCAACTTTGATCAAAATCAAGGACTTGCTCGGCAAATCCCCAGACCCAAGGATGAAGAAAGCGCTGACCTATTGCAAGGAGGTATACGAAGTTACCATAAGTGCAAGTGTGCCCTCGAGCAAGGAAAGTTTGACAAAAGGCGACTACAAGTTCGCCGTGGACTACATGAGGGACGCGGCGAGTGAAGCATCCAATTGCGAGGCAAGTCACCATTAGCGGACTCGAACGATTATGAGAACAAGGCAGCCTCGGTGGCTTCCGCCATTGCTGCGGTGGCTTAACTTTTATGAGCACTGATGATCACTGAGATGACTTATTAGATTAATAAAGGTCGAAGAAAAAATGTTTAGCtcgaaagcaaaatgaaaactgGACTGTAATATTTCGTAATGAAAGTGCGGTTTTTGTTTGATAATATTCTATGAATCCAATCCAATGCCAAAGCATGCTCATTTAAAGATGATTGAGACGATAGATACCATTTCAAATATCCTCAGTATGGTGAAAAATCTCATCACATGTTTGGTACAATCGAAGATGGAATAAtctttatgatttttgaaaatatctctAGGCTGATACAAATCAGAGCAAAAAAGAGGCGCAGAGGATCGGTGCCATACATTAGAATAGAAatcagaccctttttttttagctcTCGTGTTTTTTACGTTCTCCAAGCGTTAGTAAGATTCTTCAACTGAAGGGAGGAGACAATGCGCAAAGTCACTCTGAGCAAGTCGATCACATTCTTATGGGCCGCGGAGGTTCACTCTTCGACAGTGAGTGAGGCGACCAGTTCGACCAGCTTATGCATGAACTCGACAATCTCCTCGTACCGCCGAGCCTACTTGGCGAACCTCGTTAGGCACATGTACTAGTCCATGCACAGGTTCTTCGGCGCCGCCATCGCAAATCGGACTCATTGAGTTGCTCTGGTCAATCGGTCGATCGTAGAACGTTGGCTTCAAGCAGAGAGAGAGCGTGATCTCCTCGGCCttgaaagtaaagaagaggATGAACTCCCTGCCAGagattctcaaaaaaaaaaaaaaaaaaaaaaaactccttgaGGGCGGTGGCGGTGAGCCGGTGGCAAGGAGAGTGATTGATTGAGAGGTGCAAACCTGGAAGGGaagttttctccattttttttttaaattctttcatATTAGATATCTTATTCGACTTTATCCCATCTTCCAGATGGGATTCTTTTATCCGGCGGCATTTATCAGGATCATATCCAGACACATCCGAATCCAGTGTCCTCCCAAAAATTGGATAGGATAAAAATTATCTCATCCATAATTATATTTGGTGCACCAAACGAGGCCATAAAGTACAATATCACCATGATAGTAGCACCAACACAGAAAAGATTATATGCTTCTCATCCATCAAAAGCTAGATATACTTTTGTAAAttataaataaagataaaatgATTGTTTACCTGTCGAAACCACACAAGGGATAAATGAAGCGACCGTCTCTGCAATTAGAGCTTTGGAACATGGTACAAACGATAATGAGGAGTTGTTCTTGTATCTTCTATAAATAACCCGACTATAAGACGTATTCAAGTACAAAATACTCTGTTTGGCTAATGATGAGATATAAGAGACATGAATCCTCTCGATTTCggattatccaaaaaataagtTCGATTCGATATAATTAAATAAGCTCGTTCTATTTGGATTGCGTGATTATAACATTAATGGTGAAAATTTCAACAGTTTCAAGATATATCGATAGAACTTATGACCACCATGAAAGTCATCAGTTTGTAACAGTCATACAAAGGCTTCATAACAATGTTGTAACATTTGATTTAGCTCTTCATAAATCCTCCATTATTTTATAATGACTTTATAAAGgttatcgttttgaaaattattaattgaTTTACATTGATTTTCTAATGGCTCTTTCTTTCGTTTGAACataaaattaaacttcaaaccGCAATCCAAGAAGAAATTCcgatttacaaaaaatttcacttaCCTTCTTATATCTTTCCTTTCCTTGCCGAGTTATATGCCTATCTTTGTTTCCGTTCGTTCTATTATATTGTGcagaataaagaagaagatttgttgcatgttgggaagatagCTGCTAGAGCCTGTCACACCAAGTTTTGTACTCCGAGAGGAAGAGTTATCTTTAAGGATAGTGCTTACCCACATCAGACAATTGATCCCATTTTCTCACCTTCTTTGATagatttccaacaattcttatttttaatattagctaatattttttccaacaattATAAAATCTGGTCAAGTGTAGTTCAATAAATGCATCGGACTCCTAGTAATCTAAGCATATTCAGACCAAGACAAGCTATCTCCTCTATTTTTCATTGGGTATTAATATCATAAGGAATACTCACAAGTGAGACACGAAAGTATCCAAATATTTTAAGTTGCCTCTCCTTATAATGCTCTTCAGTAAGCATTAGGCTACTATCATCTATTTTGATTTTAACACCTAAAATAACATGAGCTTCTCCCAAGTCCATTATAAAATGattattagtaaaaaaaaaattcattcacaaTATCGATACATGTACTTAATAAAATTTACTGTACTCTCAGTAGAGAAAATTCGGTTTTTTCtacaacttaaaaaaaagttaagtttCATGATATTACTCGGTAGCTACCCAACAAGAGAACATAGTGCAATTGAGGTGGACTCTGATATCCTAGGCTTTCAAATCAACAAACCTAATGcacacgtgataaatttattctaaactattttttgaccatgaaaaattccaaactagtacacttctgataaatttattccaaattttttttttatcacaaacaaatcataaactagtatacatgtggcaaatttactcaaaactaatttttttgatcatgaagaactccaaattggagcagttatgataaatttattataaaccaatttttttatcataaaaaaaatcacaaaatgatactctcgtgataaatttaccctatattagttttcgttaaattgaattaatatcacgaaaaacctccaAAATGATACATATGTAACAAATATAgtgtaaaaatctcaaaatggtatACCCGTCTACTATCACGTGTCatcaactcagcaatttaatggtaaaatttaCTGAAAATtcacggagggtaaatttatcacaggtgtacaagtttggataaaattttcacaagtgtatcaaCTTGGGATTTTccatagtaaaaaaatagtttgggataaatttgtaacatgtgtaccaatttgagatttttagtggtaaaaaaattaaatttgggataaatttatcataagtgtatcagtttgaggttTTGGTGGAACTAACCCAATTTTTTAGTAGTCTCTCCTTGTAATGCTCTTGTGTTTGCATTAGGCCACtataatttattttacttttaacACCCAAAATAACACTAGCTTCTCCCAAGTCCATCATAAAATATCTACTAGTAAAAAGTTATAGTGTTTCATTCACAACATCGATACATGTACCGAATAACATTTATTGTACCCTCAgcaaagaaaaatcagatttttacttaaaagaaaaaaatcatttccatGATATTAACAACAAAACAACAATTCACTCCATAGCTACCCAACAAAAGAACATACTGCGATTGAGGTGGACTCTCATATCCTAGGCTTTAAAATCAACAAACCTTTGGACGCTCACTTCCCCTTTGCAAGTTTTGAAGAGAAACATGAATCAACAAATTCAGTTTATGTCATCTTCAGCCCGACAGGTTTCATCAGCAAAGAAACAAATGTTGATCTCATTAGTACCAACCATAAGATCAAAAGAAAATACATAAGAAATAACTTCACGGTTTTCGGTTCCACATTTttaggaatcgggaaccgaGAACTAGACTCCACAAGCACAAAAATCTGTCGATATTTCCAACTTCGTTTTGTTGTTCCTATGATATTGAAGAGGGATATAAATTGGTATTTCATTCCTTCACGAAGAAACGTTTATTTAGTCacaagaagtttttttttcaatgtatttATTTAATTCCAGGACACAAGATCCATTTCTATAGATAAGATAAATCTATCAAATCATATCTTCATGtaccaaatccaaattttttggaCATAGACAcctatgatattttttttttccgacaatGGATGGTGAAAAACGGATATCAGAAAGATACTGTCATTTTTGGTCTCCTTTTTTaactttgtattttttaaataaaaataggaatttcactgctcttttttttttttcttgacagataaaaatgaaataataaacaaatattcaagttttgttttttgcttcTGGGAACCTGCAAAATCAATGAGGTAACGTCTCCATTGGCTTGCTGGCCATTGACTTTTCAAAACACACTAATTTGATGATGAGAAGGGTGTTTTAACTCGTGAATTTCTGTAACTgaaaaatcttctttttttaacagTTCTAGGCCTACTTTGCAATTCATGTGTTTGCGTTTAATTAATCATGTATAGGTCCGGCAAGATAAATGTGTAACCGACTAAAAAATACGGGGGATCATTCCTGCATTCTTTGTTATAGAGGCAACCTTTTTCCAGCACAAATAATCTCATAGAAGATAGAATATtctatgtaaaaaaaaaaaaaaatggcctgTTCCCAAATAGTCCCTAGAACCGATTTTGGAACAAGTGACAAGGTAGGTTCTGAATTCCAGAGTGTGAAGGTAGGTTTtacgtttaaaaaaaaaaggaacttgtTCCGACGGTGACGGATAGGTTTCAAATTCTCACTGGAACCTAGACAAAACCTAAACTATATACCtccatttttaagaaaagaaaaatcaaaggataGTCTTTAAATGGTGCTGTGGTAAGTGTTATGTGTCTAATCCTAATCCATTTCTTCCATGGGAGGAAGCAATTTCAACCTCAACCTCAATTTAAAGGATCAACTAACACGCATTTCCTCCGCCCAAAGCATTCTTTCCCTTACTTTCCTCTTCCAAAACCTCATCAgcatcatcgtcttcttcaaaAACAAGCTCCAACAATATGAAGACTCCAATGCTCCCGCTACTTCTCTTGATCACTCAACTTCTTCTCATCACCATCCTCCCATTCGCATCCGCCGACCTAGTTGATGACACGTGCAAGAAGACGCCATACGCTGACTTCTGCGTCTCGGCTCTCAGGTCCGATAGCCGGAGCTCCACCGCGGACACCCCAAAGCTAGGCCTAATCATGGTCGACAAGGTCGAAGTGAACGCCAAGTCAACTCTGACCAAAATCAAGGACTTGCTTCCCAAATCCCCCGACCCGGGGATGAAGCAAGCGTTGACCTCTTGCGGGGAGTTGTACAATGTTATCATAAGCATGGACGTGCCCCCGAGCAAGGAAAGTTTGACAAAAGGCGACTACAAGTTCGCCGAGGAGTACATGACGGACGCGGCGACTGAAGCATCCATTTGTGAGGCGGGCTTTGGAGTCAAGTCGCCATTATCAAACTCAAACGATTATGTGAACAAGGCGGCCTCAGTGGCTTCCGCCATTGCCAGGTTACTGCTGTGAGCAATGATGATCAGTCAGATGGTTTGTAAGATTAAtaaaggttgaagaagaaatgtTCAACTCGGaagcaaaatgaaagttgaaCTGTAAGGTTTCTTAATGAAAGTGCGGTTTTTGTTTAATAATATTCTATGAATCGTATCCAATACCAAGCATGCTCATTTTAAAGCTGATCGATATGATAGATCATATTTTCATGACCAAACACCTTTCCACTCGTTAATAGATATATGCGtagccaactgctctaaaactttaagcttatagaagaaggcatggtttaatatttatatattctaacacatAACACATGGAGAAACAAGCAAATTCGAggtacaaattttcaaattggtttGAATACTTGTCACTTAGATAATGTAATTGATTAGTTTACACCATTTTAGTCATGATACACCATATGTTTTCTGCTTCCTGTGTGCACCTAAGCACGTGCATGAGAGAGAACCATCTAACTCGATAGGCTTGAATAGATATACTCAAAATTTTCCAATGGATTATCTTGATTTCGAGGTGTATGAGTTATGGAAGTGAAAGTATCAAACTTTTGAGCAAGCTTTAATTAGTCGATTAAGGGATAAATGGATCAGCCCCCTCCATGAAATTAGTGCTTTGGAACATGGTACAAACGTGAAAGAGTAGTTGTTCTTGTATCTCCTGTAAATAGCCCAACTATAAGATGTATTCAAGTACAAAATGCTCTGTTTGGCTGATGATGAGATATAAGAAACATGAATCCTCTCAATTCTGTTACACAAAGATAAACAAAATAGGTGGGTTCGATCTAACTAACAAGCTGGTTCTATTTGGGTTGCTTGATTGTCACCTTACTGTCGAATATTTCAACAGttttaaaacatttttataGAAGTTATGACAGCCATGAAATCCATCATTTTGCAACGGTCTTGTAACGGCGTTATACAGGTTTCgtaaaatttgatttatttcttcataaacaTTCCCATTATTTTATAATGGTTATCGTTTTCAAATTATCAATTGATTTATGACGGATTCTTAACtgctctctctttcatttggatataaaattaaacttcaaaccACAATCCAAAAAGTAATTCGATTTAAAAGAGAATTTCCCTTTCCTCATCatatctttccttttcttggtgAGTTATATACACAACGTTGTTCCCGTTCCTTGTATTATTCTCTgcgaaataaagaaaaaggtttgTTGCATCTTGGAGGATAGTCGCTAGAGCGTATTGCATTAAGTTTCATACTCAAAGAGATGAAGTTATCTTTAAGGACTTGCTCCCTAGACTGTTGATGTTATTTTATCATATTCTTCAATAGATTTCCAacgattttttatttcatattgtctaatatttttctaacaatTATAAAATTAGGTCAAGTGTAGTTCATTAGATGCATTGGACTCTTAATCATCCAAGCATATTCAGACGGGGACACGCTCTCTCCTCTATTTTTCATCAATTGGGTATTAATATCATAAGGAATACTCACAAGTGAGACACTATAGTATCCAGATTTTTTAAGTAGCCTCTCCTCATAATGCTCTTGAGTAAGCATTAGGccattataatttattttgattttaatacCCAAAATAACATTAGCTTCTCCCAAGTCCATCATAAATATCTATTAGTCAAAAACTATATTGTTCCACTCACAACATCAATACATGTTCCATACGACATTTATTGAAATCTCAGTAAAGAGAATTCAGTTTTTTCTACaactttaaagaaaaaaatcatttccatGATATTaacaacaaaagaacaaaacaacaATTTACTCCATGGCTACCCAACAAGAGACCATATTGCGATTGAGGTGGACTCTCATATCGTCGGCTTCAAAATCAACAAATCTTTGGACGCTCACTTCCCCTTTGCAAGTTTGCAAGAGAAACATGAATCAACAAATTCAGTTTATATCATACTCAACCCCCCAGAGGTTTTATCAGCAAAGAAACAACTTTAGTAACCATCATCAATTCAAGCTCAGACCCTCTATGTAATTTTATATTTCCTTATACAGCATGGGAACCCGAAACGTTCAGTAGAATATGTAGGACGCTTCAAGACTCCATCTTTATAGAGATTTATAGAACTAAGATGGAAATTATTCTACTCTTTGAAGActcaaaataaaacataaaaaatacagATATTAGAACTAGGGGATGGTGAGCAAAACGTAAAAGACAGCCTAGGCAATCTCATAATACAGAGAAGTATTAGGATGAACCGTATGGTGATCCAATCACGCAGgcgaaacaaaaaaattactaaattagAAGTAGGGAACTTTCGATGTATTACCCTGTTTCCAACTCAAATAGATTTGAACAAAGGGTGAAAGCCTTTGCGCTCGACTTAGGGATTGATAATATACCCGCGAAAGGCCACAAGCAAGGACCTACTCTGGGGACAACGTATGGTGCTTTAGACCGGTCTTAATGGCGAACACCTTTGCGAAtcaaaaatggaagatgggtgtgaacaaaaaaaaaagcacatgtAAGGTCACTGAAAATAATCCACGAGGCAACATCACCGGTTCTTCTCTCAGACAATTCATCGAACATCTTTCGAGCATTATTAGTAACCCTGATACTGTGCCGAGAATAAAAGTGGCCGCCTCGAACTCCATTCTGCAAGCCCTCAAAATCCTTCACCCACATGCCGGAGCTCAGCCTCACACAGATGGATAGCCAGGCTCACAGCATCACTTCATGAGCTACTACGTCACCAAATCCCATCGGGACTCACGCCGTAAGGCACACTAGGGAGTTGTTCTTATGAT contains:
- the LOC115747740 gene encoding cell wall / vacuolar inhibitor of fructosidase 1-like, whose protein sequence is MKTPMLATLLSFTQLLLITILPFASADHIDDTCKSTPYADFCISSLRSDPRSSTADTPTLGIIMVDKVDTNAKSTLIKIKDLLGKSPDPRMKKALTYCKEVYEVTISASVPSSKESLTKGDYKFAVDYMRDAASEASNCEASHH
- the LOC115747739 gene encoding cell wall / vacuolar inhibitor of fructosidase 1-like, translated to MKTPMLPLLLLITQLLLITILPFASADLVDDTCKKTPYADFCVSALRSDSRSSTADTPKLGLIMVDKVEVNAKSTLTKIKDLLPKSPDPGMKQALTSCGELYNVIISMDVPPSKESLTKGDYKFAEEYMTDAATEASICEAGFGVKSPLSNSNDYVNKAASVASAIARLLL